Proteins from a genomic interval of Nematostella vectensis chromosome 5, jaNemVect1.1, whole genome shotgun sequence:
- the LOC5507642 gene encoding galactose-3-O-sulfotransferase 3 has product MTIPIRALFALVIAFSAVVVIFYGTSYTGDRYHCQKERSISLKAEEESERITLTNQQSDTHKVSPRKLPSRAHRKDSKKSVKSKKSTHVSSTKSCQRVDHVLFLKTHKTGGSTVTNILNRYADKWNLTVVLPSQKHLFTFLWPTRFRLTYTAPLYKIDANILCNHARYNSKPMHWLFPKPKTKYISILRDPVLQYESVFNFMHFANPLGFNQEIDPLGTFLKYPPSFKDSRPFMKKTLALHLLRNPMMFDLGLDFRYFQNATAVDHYLKFLNEEFDLVMIMEHFDESLVLLKRLMCWTYEDILYFKLNERQDKHKRKSLDEEVRQDILSWNRADSLLYDHFNKTLWAKIKEQGAPFQRELKIFRRINKRISNQCLQKGDYLDEAYTGVYVKGYSLKQDLPGALLKRCESMKRNEISYVKYFRRNMMQKFMDIEEPEEYLDDPANDWDTATDYEHVPELSGFGSAEYSASGRTYAHKEMR; this is encoded by the exons ATGACTATCCCTATCCGTGCGTTATTCGCGCTAGTTATAGCGTTTTCCGCGGTGGTTGTTATATTCTACGGAACAAGCTACACAGGAGATCGATACCACTGCCAAAAAGAAAG GAGCATTAGCCTAAAAGCAGAAGAAGAAAGCGAAAGAATCACCTTAACAAACCAACAAAGCGACACACACAAAGTATCACCCAGAAAACTACCTTCTAGAGCGCACAGAAAAGATTCCAAGAAATCTGTCAAGTCCAAGAAAAGTACTCACGTGTCGTCCACGAAAAGCTGCCAGAGAGTCGACCACGTGCTTTTCCTAAAAACCCACAAGACTGGAGGGAGTACGGTCACAAATATCTTGAACCGATATGCAGACAAATGGAACCTTACGGTCGTGTTGCCATCTCAGAAACACCTTTTTACATTTCTTTGGCCAACAAGGTTTCGCCTGACATATACGGCTCCACTTTATAAAATAGACGCGAACATTTTATGTAACCACGCTAGGTATAACAGCAAGCCTATGCATTGGTTGTTTCCCAAGCCGAAAACGAAGTACATATCAATTCTCCGAGACCCTGTGTTACAATACGAGTCCGTGTTTAACTTTATGCATTTTGCAAACCCCTTAGGGTTTAACCAAGAGATTGACCCCTTAGGCACGTTTCTTAAATACCCGCCGTCTTTTAAAGACAGTAGACCTTTTATGAAGAAAACCTTAGCGTTGCATTTATTGCGGAATCCGATGATGTTTGATTTAGGGCTTGATTTTAGATACTTTCAGAACGCTACCGCCGTAGATCATTATCTAAAGTTCCTGAATGAAGAGTTCGACCTTGTTATGATAATGGAGCACTTCGATGAGTCCCTAGTTCTTCTAAAGAGACTTATGTGCTGGACATACGAGGATATTTTGTACTTCAAACTCAACGAGCGCCAAGATAAGCACAAGAGGAAATCACTTGATGAAGAGGTTAGACAAGACATCTTAAGCTGGAATCGCGCCGACTCACTTCTTTACGATCACTTCAACAAGACCTTATGGGCCAAGATCAAGGAGCAAGGGGCACCATTCCAGAGGGAGCTTAAAATCTTCCGGCGCATCAACAAAAGAATTTCAAATCAGTGTTTACAAAAGGGGGATTATCTGGACGAAGCGTACACAGGAGTGTACGTAAAGGGGTACTCCCTTAAGCAGGACCTCCCTGGAGCTCTACTTAAGCGATGCGAGAGCATGAAAAGGAACGAGATTTCCTATGTTAAGTACTTCAGGAGGAATATGATGCAAAAGTTCATGGATATCGAGGAGCCGGAGGAGTATCTGGATGACCCAGCCAACGACTGGGACACGGCCACGGATTACGAACACGTGCCCGAGTTGTCGGGATTCGGGTCGGCCGAGTATAGTGCTTCAGGAAGGACGTACGCACACAAAGAGATGAGGTGA